A section of the Tepidisphaeraceae bacterium genome encodes:
- a CDS encoding HAMP domain-containing protein, producing MKSKQSPATRSKSKQSAKPQASNGHVNGNGNGQSSRNGHSSKPKGNGSGRATVDPLKDQPRVEIVMPPVASDGRRRKELDQGQLLTALRAFKKGDFSVRLPVDLEGLDGKIADAFNDVIEMNERMSDELGRMSRVVGKEGKISQRADIGEVQGAWENQIESVNALVSDLVHPISETSRVIGAVAKGDLAQAMALEVEGRPLAGEFLRTARTVNTMVDQLGSFASEVTRVAREVGTEGKLGGQAKVKGVAGTWKDLTDSVNSMAANLTGQVRNIAAVTTAVANGDLSKKITVDVRGEILELKNTINTMVDQLRSFASEVTRVAREVGTEGKLGGQADVKGVAGTWKDLTDSVNLMAGNLTGQVRNIAAVTTAVANGDLSKKITVDVKGEIAELKNTINIMVDQLNSFASEVTRVAREVGTEGKLGGQAEVKGVAGTWKDLTDSVNSMAGNLTGQVRNIAAVTTAVARGDLSKKITVDVKGEILELKNTINTMVDQLSSFAAEVTRVAREVGTEGKLGGQADVRGVAGTWKDLTDNVNLMAGNLTSQVRNIADVTKAVAAGDLSRKITVDVKGEILELKNTVNTMVDQLSSFAAEVTRVAREVGTEGRLGGQADVRGVAGVWKDLTDNVNLMASNLTVQLRDVSKVATAIANGDLTQKITVDVRGEILQIKNVINIMVDQLGSFASEVTRVAREVGTEGELGGQADVRGVAGTWKDLTDSVNSMAGNLTGQVRNIAAVTTAVANGDLSKKITVPVKGEILELKNTINTMVDQLNSFASEVTRVAREVGTEGKLGGQAEVKGVAGTWKDLTDNVNFMAGNLTSQVRNIAAVTTAVANGDLSKKITVETKGEILELKNTINTMVDQLSSFASEVTRVAREVGTEGKLGGQAEVKGVAGTWKDLTDSVNSMAGNLTSQVRNIAAVTTAVANGDLSKKITVDVRGEILELKDTINTMVDQLRSFAAEVTRVAREVGTEGKLGGQADVRGVAGTWKDLTDSVNSMAGNLTGQVRNIAAVTTAVANGDLSKKITVDVRGEILELKDTINTMVDQLNSFASEVTRVAREVGTEGKLGGQAEVRGVAGTWKDLTDNVNFMAGNLTNQVRGIAKVVTSVANGDLKRKLTVDAKGEIAALADTINGMIDTLATFADQVTTVAREVGVEGKLGGQANVPGAAGTWKDLTDNVNQLAANLTTQVRAIAEVATAVTKGDLTRSIAVAAQGEVAALKDNINEMIRNLRETTLKNAEQDWLKTNLAKFSRMLQGQKDLLTVGRLILSELAPVVSAQQGVFYIMDSTKADEPALKLLASYAYKERKNIDNKFRLGEGLVGQCALEKEKILLTDVPTEYIKITSGLGEAKPLNIIVMPVVFEQQVKAVLELASFDRFSATHETFLDQLTESIGIVLNTIEANMRTEDLLKQSQSLARELQSQQEELQQTNAELEDKAKLLADQNVEVERKNKEVEQARQALEEKAKQLALTSKYKSEFLANMSHELRTPLNSLLILSDQLSKNGEGNLTGRQVEFARTIHSSGNDLLTLINDILDLSKIESGTVILDVGEVPFRDLSDYVDRTFRHIADGKKLEFGIDVAAEVPRSVQTDAKRLQQIIKNLLSNAFKFTERGYVSMDVKVADGGWSPDNEMLNRARTVIAISVSDTGIGIPPEKQQIIFEAFQQADGSTNRKYGGTGLGLAISREIAKLLGGEIRLSSESGRGSTFTLFLPHSFSTRPARRQAITNEPTPMLAAPEMASSFGRGLSLPAPEVDGAPVVNNFTDDSHDIGTDDRVVLIVENDAHFSRYLLDLARENGFKGVLAGRGSLALQMARELKPHAITLDINLPDIDGWRVLDRLKEDLDTRHIPVQIITTEEERGRGLRMGAMGVLTKPLRNREALDEAFGRINQTLERQARSVLMVEPDANMQARLVDLVQGDDVTLTLFDTAEAALNAAKGRSFDLVVTSIDLPDRNSFELIDDLREIDGFAETPIFLHSARDLGKKEETHLKRLAQTMVLKDVRSPQRLMDEIALFLHRPVSGLPDDKQQMLRALHDTAAVLAGKKVLIVDDDIRNIFAMTSLLEPHKMDLLSSETGRGAIEILQNTPEVDVVLMDIMMPDMDGYDTMRAIRRLSKFRSLPIIALTAKAMKGDREKCIEAGASDYISKPVDPEQLLSLLRVWLYR from the coding sequence ATGAAGAGCAAACAGTCTCCCGCGACCCGTTCCAAGTCCAAGCAGTCCGCCAAGCCCCAGGCCAGCAATGGTCATGTGAACGGCAACGGCAACGGGCAGTCGAGCCGCAACGGTCATTCGAGCAAGCCCAAGGGCAACGGGAGCGGCCGCGCTACGGTGGACCCGCTGAAGGATCAGCCGCGCGTCGAGATCGTCATGCCGCCGGTGGCGTCGGACGGGCGCAGGCGGAAGGAACTCGACCAAGGTCAGTTGCTGACGGCGCTGCGCGCGTTCAAGAAGGGGGACTTCAGCGTGCGCCTGCCGGTCGACCTGGAAGGCTTGGACGGCAAAATCGCCGATGCGTTCAACGACGTCATCGAGATGAACGAGCGCATGAGCGACGAGCTCGGCCGCATGAGCCGCGTGGTGGGTAAGGAAGGCAAGATATCGCAGCGGGCCGACATCGGAGAGGTGCAGGGGGCATGGGAGAACCAGATCGAGTCGGTCAACGCGCTCGTGAGCGACCTGGTGCACCCGATTTCCGAAACGTCGCGCGTGATCGGCGCCGTCGCCAAAGGTGATCTGGCGCAGGCCATGGCGCTGGAGGTGGAAGGGCGTCCGTTGGCCGGCGAGTTCCTGCGCACCGCCCGCACCGTGAACACCATGGTGGACCAGCTCGGCTCGTTCGCGTCGGAAGTGACCCGCGTGGCCCGCGAGGTGGGCACGGAAGGCAAGCTGGGCGGTCAGGCGAAGGTGAAGGGCGTCGCCGGCACGTGGAAGGATCTGACCGACAGCGTGAACAGCATGGCGGCGAACCTGACGGGTCAGGTCCGCAATATCGCCGCCGTGACGACCGCGGTGGCGAACGGTGACTTGTCGAAGAAGATCACCGTCGACGTGCGCGGCGAAATCCTGGAACTTAAGAACACGATCAACACGATGGTGGACCAGCTGCGCTCGTTCGCCTCGGAAGTGACGCGTGTGGCCCGCGAGGTGGGCACCGAAGGAAAGCTGGGCGGCCAGGCCGACGTGAAGGGCGTCGCCGGTACGTGGAAGGACTTGACGGACAGCGTGAACCTGATGGCCGGTAACCTGACGGGTCAGGTGCGTAACATCGCCGCCGTGACGACCGCCGTCGCCAACGGCGACTTGTCGAAGAAGATCACCGTGGACGTGAAGGGGGAAATCGCCGAGCTGAAGAACACCATCAACATCATGGTGGACCAGCTGAACAGCTTCGCGTCGGAAGTGACCCGCGTGGCCCGCGAGGTAGGTACCGAAGGCAAACTGGGCGGTCAGGCCGAAGTGAAGGGCGTCGCTGGTACGTGGAAGGACTTGACGGATAGCGTGAACAGCATGGCCGGTAACCTGACCGGCCAGGTGCGTAACATCGCCGCCGTGACGACCGCGGTGGCGCGTGGTGATCTATCGAAGAAGATCACCGTGGACGTGAAGGGGGAGATTCTAGAGCTGAAGAACACCATCAACACGATGGTGGACCAGCTGTCCTCGTTCGCCGCCGAAGTGACGCGCGTGGCGCGTGAAGTGGGTACGGAAGGGAAGCTGGGCGGTCAGGCCGACGTGCGCGGCGTCGCCGGTACGTGGAAGGACCTTACCGACAACGTCAATTTGATGGCCGGCAACCTCACGTCGCAGGTGCGTAACATCGCCGACGTGACCAAGGCCGTGGCCGCCGGTGATCTGTCGCGCAAGATCACGGTGGACGTGAAGGGTGAAATCTTGGAACTGAAGAACACCGTGAACACCATGGTGGACCAGTTGTCGTCGTTCGCCGCGGAAGTGACGCGCGTGGCCCGCGAAGTGGGTACGGAAGGTCGACTGGGTGGCCAGGCCGACGTGCGCGGCGTCGCGGGCGTGTGGAAGGATTTGACCGACAACGTGAACCTCATGGCGTCGAACCTGACGGTTCAGCTGCGCGACGTGTCGAAGGTCGCCACCGCCATCGCCAACGGCGACTTGACGCAGAAGATCACCGTCGACGTGCGCGGCGAAATCCTGCAGATCAAGAACGTGATCAACATCATGGTGGACCAGCTCGGCTCGTTCGCGTCCGAAGTGACGCGCGTGGCCCGCGAAGTGGGCACCGAAGGAGAACTGGGCGGCCAGGCCGACGTGCGCGGTGTGGCTGGCACGTGGAAGGACTTGACCGACTCCGTGAATTCGATGGCCGGTAACCTGACCGGCCAGGTCCGCAACATCGCCGCCGTGACGACGGCCGTGGCCAACGGTGACTTGTCGAAGAAGATCACGGTGCCGGTGAAGGGGGAAATTCTCGAACTGAAGAACACCATCAACACGATGGTGGACCAGTTGAACAGCTTCGCGTCGGAAGTGACGCGCGTCGCCCGCGAGGTGGGCACCGAAGGCAAGCTGGGCGGTCAGGCCGAAGTGAAGGGCGTCGCCGGCACGTGGAAGGACCTCACGGACAACGTGAACTTCATGGCCGGTAATCTGACGTCACAGGTGCGTAACATCGCCGCCGTGACGACCGCCGTGGCCAATGGTGACCTTTCGAAGAAGATCACCGTCGAAACGAAGGGGGAAATCCTCGAGCTGAAGAACACGATCAACACGATGGTGGACCAGCTCTCGTCCTTCGCGTCGGAAGTGACGCGCGTGGCCCGTGAAGTGGGTACGGAAGGGAAGCTCGGCGGTCAGGCCGAAGTGAAGGGAGTCGCCGGTACGTGGAAGGATCTCACCGATTCGGTGAACTCCATGGCCGGTAACCTGACGTCGCAGGTGCGTAACATCGCTGCCGTGACGACGGCCGTCGCCAACGGCGACTTGTCCAAGAAGATCACCGTGGACGTGCGCGGGGAAATTCTCGAACTGAAGGACACCATCAACACCATGGTGGACCAGTTGCGCTCGTTCGCCGCCGAAGTGACGCGCGTGGCGCGTGAAGTAGGTACGGAAGGGAAGCTGGGCGGTCAGGCCGACGTGCGCGGCGTGGCCGGCACATGGAAGGACTTGACCGACTCGGTGAACTCGATGGCCGGTAACCTGACCGGTCAGGTGCGTAACATCGCGGCGGTGACGACCGCCGTGGCGAACGGTGACTTGTCCAAGAAGATCACCGTCGACGTGCGCGGCGAAATTCTCGAACTGAAAGACACCATCAACACGATGGTGGACCAGTTGAACAGCTTCGCGTCGGAAGTGACGCGCGTGGCCCGCGAGGTGGGCACCGAAGGGAAGCTGGGCGGCCAGGCCGAAGTGCGCGGCGTCGCCGGCACGTGGAAGGACCTTACTGACAACGTGAACTTCATGGCCGGTAACCTGACGAACCAGGTGCGCGGCATCGCGAAGGTCGTGACGTCGGTCGCCAACGGTGACCTGAAGCGCAAGTTGACCGTGGACGCCAAGGGCGAGATCGCCGCGCTGGCCGACACGATCAACGGCATGATCGACACGCTCGCCACGTTCGCCGACCAGGTGACCACCGTGGCCCGCGAGGTGGGCGTGGAAGGCAAGCTCGGCGGTCAGGCCAACGTGCCCGGCGCCGCCGGCACGTGGAAGGATCTGACCGACAACGTGAACCAGCTCGCCGCCAACCTGACGACCCAGGTGCGCGCCATCGCCGAGGTGGCTACCGCCGTCACCAAGGGCGATTTGACGCGTTCGATCGCCGTCGCCGCGCAGGGCGAGGTGGCCGCGCTCAAGGACAACATCAACGAGATGATCCGCAATCTCCGCGAGACGACCTTGAAGAACGCCGAGCAGGACTGGCTGAAGACCAACTTGGCCAAGTTCAGCCGCATGCTGCAGGGCCAGAAGGACCTGCTGACGGTCGGCCGGCTCATCCTGTCGGAACTGGCCCCCGTGGTCAGCGCGCAGCAGGGCGTCTTCTACATCATGGATTCCACCAAGGCCGACGAGCCAGCCCTGAAGTTGCTCGCCAGCTACGCCTACAAGGAACGCAAGAACATCGACAACAAGTTCCGGCTGGGCGAAGGCCTGGTCGGGCAATGCGCTTTGGAAAAGGAGAAGATCCTTCTGACCGACGTGCCCACCGAGTACATCAAGATCACCTCCGGCCTCGGCGAGGCCAAGCCGCTGAACATCATCGTGATGCCGGTCGTCTTCGAGCAGCAGGTGAAGGCCGTGCTGGAACTGGCCAGCTTCGACCGCTTCAGCGCGACGCACGAGACGTTCCTTGACCAGCTGACCGAATCGATCGGCATCGTGCTGAACACGATCGAAGCGAACATGCGTACGGAAGACCTGCTGAAGCAGTCGCAGTCGCTCGCCCGCGAACTGCAGAGCCAGCAGGAAGAGCTGCAGCAGACCAACGCCGAACTGGAGGACAAGGCCAAGCTGCTGGCCGACCAGAACGTCGAAGTGGAACGCAAGAACAAGGAAGTGGAACAGGCCCGCCAGGCGCTGGAGGAAAAGGCCAAGCAGCTGGCGCTAACGTCGAAGTACAAGTCCGAGTTCCTCGCGAACATGTCGCACGAGCTGCGCACGCCGCTCAACAGTTTGCTCATCCTGTCCGACCAGCTCAGCAAGAACGGCGAGGGCAACCTTACCGGCCGGCAGGTCGAGTTCGCCCGCACGATTCACTCGTCGGGTAACGATCTGCTGACGCTGATCAACGACATCCTCGATCTGTCGAAGATTGAATCGGGCACGGTCATCCTCGATGTTGGCGAGGTGCCGTTCCGCGATCTGTCCGACTACGTCGACCGCACGTTCCGCCACATCGCCGATGGCAAGAAGCTCGAGTTCGGCATCGACGTGGCGGCGGAAGTGCCGCGGTCGGTGCAGACCGATGCGAAGCGTTTGCAGCAGATCATCAAGAATCTGCTGTCCAACGCGTTCAAGTTCACCGAGCGCGGTTACGTCTCGATGGACGTGAAGGTGGCCGACGGCGGCTGGAGCCCGGACAACGAGATGCTGAACCGCGCCCGCACCGTGATCGCGATCAGCGTTTCCGACACGGGCATCGGCATTCCGCCCGAGAAGCAGCAGATCATCTTCGAGGCCTTCCAGCAGGCCGATGGTTCCACCAACCGCAAGTACGGCGGCACGGGCCTGGGCCTGGCCATCAGCCGCGAGATCGCCAAGCTGCTCGGTGGCGAGATTCGGTTGTCGAGCGAGTCGGGGCGCGGCAGCACGTTTACGCTGTTCCTGCCGCACAGCTTCTCCACCCGGCCGGCCCGGCGGCAGGCGATCACCAACGAGCCGACGCCGATGCTCGCGGCGCCGGAGATGGCGTCATCCTTCGGCCGCGGGCTCTCGCTGCCGGCGCCGGAGGTGGACGGCGCGCCGGTCGTCAACAACTTCACCGACGACAGCCACGACATCGGCACCGACGACCGCGTCGTGCTGATCGTTGAGAACGACGCGCACTTCTCCCGCTACCTGCTCGACCTGGCCCGCGAGAACGGCTTCAAGGGCGTGCTGGCCGGCCGTGGGTCGCTGGCGCTGCAGATGGCGCGCGAGCTGAAACCGCACGCGATCACGCTCGACATCAACCTGCCCGACATCGACGGCTGGCGCGTGCTGGACCGGTTGAAGGAAGACCTGGACACGCGCCACATCCCCGTCCAGATCATCACCACCGAAGAGGAACGTGGCCGCGGCCTGCGCATGGGCGCCATGGGCGTGCTCACCAAGCCGCTGCGCAACCGCGAGGCGCTGGATGAGGCGTTCGGCCGGATCAATCAGACGCTCGAGCGCCAGGCGCGCTCGGTGCTGATGGTCGAGCCCGACGCGAACATGCAGGCCCGGCTGGTCGACCTCGTGCAGGGCGACGACGTCACCCTGACCCTCTTCGACACCGCCGAAGCGGCCCTGAACGCCGCCAAGGGGCGTTCGTTCGACCTGGTCGTCACCAGCATCGACCTGCCCGACCGCAACAGCTTCGAGCTGATCGACGATCTGCGCGAGATCGACGGCTTCGCCGAGACGCCGATCTTCCTGCACTCGGCCCGCGATTTGGGCAAGAAGGAGGAGACGCACCTGAAGCGCCTGGCGCAAACGATGGTGCTGAAGGACGTGCGTTCGCCGCAGCGGCTGATGGACGAGATCGCGCTGTTCCTGCATCGCCCGGTCAGCGGGTTGCCCGACGACAAGCAGCAGATGCTGCGCGCGCTGCACGACACCGCCGCCGTGCTGGCGGGCAAGAAGGTGCTGATCGTCGACGACGACATCCGCAACATCTTCGCGATGACCAGCCTGCTGGAACCGCACAAGATGGACCTGCTGTCGAGCGAGACCGGCCGCGGTGCCATCGAGATCCTGCAGAACACGCCGGAGGTCGACGTGGTGCTGATGGACATCATGATGCCCGACATGGACGGCTACGACACGATGCGCGCCATTCGCCGGCTCAGCAAGTTCCGGTCGCTGCCGATCATCGCCCTGACCGCCAAGGCCATGAAGGGCGACCGCGAGAAGTGCATCGAGGCCGGCGCCAGCGACTACATCAGCAAGCCGGTCGACCCGGAACAGCTGCTGTCGCTGCTGCGCGTGTGGCTGTACCGGTAG
- a CDS encoding response regulator yields the protein MEPKANILIVDDRAEKLLSLEAVLEDLGETLVTARSGREALRHVLSTDFAVILLDVNMPGMDGFETASLIRQRLRSQHTPIIFITSFGDEMHAARGYQLGAVDYILAPVLPDVLRTKVAVFVDLFKKTEQVRRQADSLERRAGQLQKLAAASLAINAASTMEQMLQAVTDAARDIVEAHQAFTLHLKDGPRAGDEQTVHTLASFSSKYHEWADRKLDLNECARTQVGRTQVPVRLTQDELHRHPDWPLVQRLTLPPIRGLLAAPLLGRDGRRFGLVAITDRFDDAQFSANDEAILVQLTQMASVAIENFIYSKEREANRIKDEFLATLSHELRTPLNAIVGWTQLLQMESLPTETMHGLEVIDRNAKSQAKLIEDLLDVSRITTGKLRLKLQETDLRAIVDAVTETLCPNADAKRIALTIDAGAAPTAPVHGDPDRLQQVVWNLITNAIKFTPSGGRIAVSATVAGGWVNLDVIDSGAGIEPQFLPYVFDRFRQADSTSTRSFGGLGIGLTIVRHIVELHGGTVEARSPGAGQGATFTVRIPVLFPASSVDEPKANLLSNDPNMDANTADANAVDAHAIDAIDEIELTDVTVLVVDDEADARDMVAEMLRRVGARVTVASGVDEAMDLMRICDPAVVISDIAMPVADGFALIRQLRETGAGRFATLPVIALTAYARAEDQARTLAAGFNAHLVKPVDQGAVVSTVARLASQRCAAS from the coding sequence ATGGAACCCAAGGCCAACATCCTCATCGTCGACGACAGGGCCGAAAAACTCCTGTCGCTCGAGGCGGTGTTGGAAGACCTGGGCGAGACGCTCGTCACCGCCCGCTCCGGCCGCGAGGCGCTGCGGCACGTGCTCTCGACCGACTTCGCCGTCATCTTGCTCGACGTGAACATGCCGGGCATGGACGGCTTCGAAACCGCCAGCCTGATCCGCCAGCGGCTGCGGTCGCAGCATACGCCGATCATCTTTATCACCTCGTTCGGCGACGAGATGCACGCCGCCCGCGGCTATCAGCTGGGCGCGGTGGATTACATCCTCGCGCCCGTGCTGCCCGACGTGCTGCGCACGAAGGTGGCGGTCTTCGTCGACCTGTTCAAGAAGACCGAGCAGGTCCGCCGGCAGGCCGACAGCCTCGAACGCCGCGCCGGCCAGTTGCAGAAGCTGGCGGCGGCGTCGCTGGCGATCAACGCGGCGTCCACCATGGAACAGATGCTGCAGGCCGTCACCGACGCCGCCCGCGACATCGTCGAGGCCCACCAGGCCTTCACGCTTCACCTGAAGGACGGCCCCCGCGCCGGCGACGAGCAGACCGTCCACACGCTCGCCTCCTTCTCCAGCAAGTACCACGAGTGGGCCGACCGCAAGCTCGACCTGAACGAGTGCGCCCGCACGCAGGTCGGCCGCACGCAGGTGCCGGTGCGGCTAACGCAGGACGAGCTGCACCGGCACCCCGACTGGCCGCTCGTGCAACGCCTCACGCTGCCGCCCATCCGCGGGCTGCTTGCCGCGCCGCTGCTGGGGCGCGACGGGCGCCGCTTCGGCCTCGTCGCCATCACCGATCGCTTCGACGATGCCCAGTTCAGCGCCAACGACGAGGCCATCCTCGTCCAGCTCACGCAGATGGCGTCGGTCGCGATCGAGAACTTCATCTACTCCAAGGAACGCGAAGCCAACCGCATCAAGGACGAGTTCCTCGCCACGCTCAGCCACGAGCTGCGCACGCCGCTCAACGCCATCGTCGGTTGGACGCAGCTGTTGCAGATGGAATCGCTGCCCACCGAGACGATGCACGGCTTGGAGGTGATCGACCGCAACGCCAAGAGCCAGGCCAAGCTGATCGAGGACCTGCTGGACGTCAGCCGCATCACCACCGGCAAGCTGCGGCTGAAGCTGCAGGAGACCGACCTGCGCGCCATCGTCGATGCCGTCACCGAAACGCTTTGCCCCAACGCTGACGCGAAGCGTATCGCACTCACGATCGACGCCGGCGCCGCCCCGACCGCCCCCGTCCACGGCGACCCCGACCGCCTGCAGCAGGTGGTGTGGAACCTGATCACGAACGCCATCAAGTTCACGCCCTCCGGCGGGCGCATCGCCGTCTCCGCGACGGTCGCGGGCGGGTGGGTGAACCTGGACGTCATCGACAGCGGCGCCGGCATCGAACCGCAGTTCCTGCCCTACGTCTTCGACCGCTTCCGCCAGGCCGACAGCACCAGCACGCGCTCGTTCGGCGGATTAGGCATCGGCCTGACGATCGTGCGCCACATCGTCGAACTGCACGGCGGCACGGTCGAGGCCCGCTCGCCCGGCGCCGGCCAGGGCGCCACCTTCACCGTCCGCATCCCGGTCCTGTTCCCCGCATCGTCGGTTGATGAACCGAAGGCCAACCTGCTATCGAACGACCCCAACATGGATGCGAACACCGCCGACGCGAATGCCGTCGACGCGCATGCCATCGATGCGATTGATGAGATCGAACTCACCGACGTCACCGTGCTGGTGGTCGACGACGAGGCCGACGCCCGCGACATGGTCGCCGAGATGCTCCGCCGCGTGGGCGCCCGCGTCACGGTCGCCAGTGGCGTCGACGAGGCCATGGACCTGATGCGCATCTGCGACCCTGCCGTCGTCATCAGCGACATCGCGATGCCCGTCGCCGACGGCTTCGCGCTGATCCGCCAGTTGCGCGAGACCGGCGCCGGCCGCTTCGCCACGCTCCCGGTCATCGCGCTCACCGCCTACGCCCGCGCCGAAGACCAAGCCCGCACGCTCGCCGCCGGCTTCAACGCGCACCTGGTGAAACCCGTCGACCAAGGCGCAGTCGTCTCCACCGTCGCCCGCCTCGCCAGCCAACGCTGCGCCGCCAGCTAG
- a CDS encoding ABC transporter substrate-binding protein, giving the protein MFFKTAFTLCMAIVLASLSIVASPASAGGKLVVGHDSWIGYSGVFIADAKGFFKEAGIEVELKRFPGPGDSPPALIAGHLDVVLTTLHNLVLVAGNDPGVNLKTVYLIDSSNGADGIVSKTSINRVADLKGKKVAVTVGEANEFFLITALEKAGLKMTDIQPINVSADDAGAAFLAGNVDAAVTWEPWLSKATTGGGKVLYSSKDLPDLIINAIVATEKTLQTRPDDVRAFVQAVDRGVQYLKDHPDEGMEIVAKKLEASPEDCKGMLAGDKIYSIADNATLLGDVQSGTIGALMRNITTFLSDRELIKSKPDVASLVDNTFVK; this is encoded by the coding sequence ATGTTCTTCAAGACCGCATTTACCTTATGCATGGCGATCGTGCTGGCGTCGCTATCGATCGTGGCGTCGCCAGCGTCGGCGGGCGGGAAGCTCGTGGTGGGGCACGACTCGTGGATCGGCTATTCGGGCGTCTTCATCGCCGACGCCAAGGGCTTCTTCAAAGAGGCTGGCATTGAGGTCGAACTGAAGCGCTTCCCCGGGCCCGGCGACTCGCCACCGGCGCTGATCGCGGGGCATCTGGATGTGGTGCTGACGACGCTGCACAACCTCGTGCTGGTGGCGGGCAACGACCCGGGCGTCAACCTGAAGACGGTTTACCTCATCGACAGTTCCAACGGCGCCGACGGCATCGTGAGCAAGACCAGCATCAACCGCGTAGCTGACCTGAAGGGCAAGAAGGTGGCCGTCACCGTGGGTGAGGCCAATGAATTCTTCCTCATCACCGCGCTGGAGAAGGCCGGCCTGAAGATGACCGACATCCAGCCGATCAACGTGAGCGCCGACGACGCCGGCGCGGCGTTTCTGGCCGGCAATGTGGATGCGGCCGTGACGTGGGAACCCTGGCTGAGCAAGGCGACCACCGGCGGCGGCAAGGTGTTGTACTCGTCGAAGGACCTCCCCGACCTCATCATCAACGCAATCGTGGCGACTGAGAAGACGCTGCAGACCCGGCCGGATGACGTGCGCGCCTTCGTGCAGGCGGTCGATCGCGGCGTGCAGTACCTGAAGGACCATCCGGACGAGGGCATGGAGATCGTCGCGAAGAAGCTTGAGGCAAGCCCCGAGGACTGCAAGGGCATGCTGGCCGGCGACAAGATCTACAGCATCGCCGACAACGCCACGCTGCTGGGCGACGTGCAGAGCGGCACGATCGGCGCGCTCATGCGGAACATCACCACGTTCCTGAGCGATCGCGAGTTGATCAAGTCGAAGCCTGACGTCGCGTCGCTCGTCGACAACACCTTTGTGAAGTAA
- a CDS encoding nucleoside deaminase — protein MSYDDAHYMRLALAQAELGMSRGEFPFGAVLIGSEGEVVAANYDTVERDNDFTSHAETMLVKIACKATGRRDLSGCTLYTTVAPCPMCFTTSWLARVDRIVWGATMKEVADLTGNAVRELAVPTEHMSDLGGQQVAIQGGVLRDECLALFSQVMATVGEQRA, from the coding sequence ATGTCATACGATGATGCCCATTACATGCGCCTGGCACTGGCCCAGGCTGAGCTCGGCATGAGCCGGGGCGAGTTTCCGTTCGGCGCGGTCCTGATCGGCAGCGAGGGCGAGGTGGTGGCGGCCAATTACGACACGGTGGAGCGCGACAACGACTTCACCAGCCATGCCGAGACGATGCTGGTGAAGATCGCCTGCAAGGCGACCGGCCGGCGCGATCTGTCTGGCTGCACGCTGTACACGACGGTGGCGCCGTGCCCCATGTGTTTCACGACCAGCTGGCTGGCTCGCGTCGACCGAATCGTGTGGGGCGCCACCATGAAAGAGGTCGCAGACCTGACGGGCAACGCCGTCCGTGAACTGGCGGTGCCGACGGAGCATATGAGCGACCTGGGCGGCCAACAGGTGGCGATTCAAGGTGGCGTGCTGCGCGATGAGTGCCTGGCGCTGTTCTCGCAGGTGATGGCGACAGTTGGGGAACAGCGGGCATGA
- a CDS encoding ABC transporter permease, with amino-acid sequence MSVPMISNPAASMTRPGGGNEMAGTGAMPPSAPPRAQYLGLRTEIPRKLYITLAVTSFLLLGAAWCIMSYSKLVSPIFLPTPTAVAAAAGKLWESGLLAQDLWMSNMRILSGFALAAVVAIPLGMLVGNLRAVEALLEPFLGFVRYMPVPAFIPLLMLYAGIGETPKILVIFIGTVVQMIVMVADVTKQTQSDLLRAAQVLGASRWESFTKVIWPNSLPGIVDVCRLNLGWAWTYLVVAELVAANTGLGYRILKAQRFLQTDVIFLYIFIIGLLGVMSDQLFKLVGRLLFPWARQRMRSK; translated from the coding sequence ATGAGCGTACCAATGATCTCCAATCCCGCCGCCTCGATGACACGACCTGGCGGCGGCAACGAGATGGCCGGGACCGGGGCGATGCCACCATCGGCGCCGCCACGCGCGCAGTACCTGGGGTTGCGCACGGAAATCCCGCGCAAGCTCTACATCACGCTCGCGGTGACGTCGTTCCTGCTGCTGGGGGCCGCGTGGTGCATCATGAGCTACTCGAAGCTCGTGTCGCCGATCTTCCTCCCCACGCCCACCGCCGTCGCGGCGGCGGCGGGGAAGCTGTGGGAGTCGGGCCTGCTCGCGCAGGACCTGTGGATGAGCAACATGCGCATCCTGTCGGGCTTCGCACTGGCGGCCGTCGTCGCGATCCCGCTTGGCATGCTGGTGGGCAACTTGCGGGCGGTTGAGGCGCTGCTCGAACCGTTCCTGGGCTTCGTGCGATACATGCCGGTGCCGGCGTTCATCCCGCTGTTGATGCTGTACGCGGGCATCGGCGAGACGCCCAAGATCCTAGTGATCTTCATCGGCACGGTCGTGCAGATGATCGTGATGGTCGCCGACGTGACGAAGCAGACCCAATCCGACCTGCTGCGGGCGGCCCAGGTACTGGGGGCGAGTCGATGGGAATCGTTCACGAAGGTCATCTGGCCCAACAGCCTGCCGGGCATTGTCGATGTATGCCGGCTGAACCTCGGCTGGGCGTGGACCTACCTGGTCGTGGCCGAACTGGTGGCTGCCAACACGGGGCTCGGGTATCGCATTCTGAAAGCGCAGCGGTTCCTGCAGACCGACGTGATCTTCCTCTACATCTTCATCATCGGCCTGCTGGGCGTAATGTCCGATCAACTATTCAAGCTGGTGGGGCGGCTGCTGTTCCCATGGGCGCGACAACGGATGAGGTCCAAGTGA